In the genome of Myxococcota bacterium, one region contains:
- a CDS encoding MerR family transcriptional regulator — MTASSDLYRVGDVVEIIGVSRRQLQYWSETDLVQPSRRTRGGHARYAFEDLVALRATKRLIDAGVSLQRIRRSIRALREMLPAVRRPLSEVVLVATGDVVLAFKDGTAFEAITGQEWIFEVAELQRAVDAHREKQASAEARRDSTRRTAPRPSLGNASARVP; from the coding sequence ATGACGGCATCGTCCGACCTGTATCGCGTCGGCGACGTGGTGGAGATCATTGGGGTCTCCCGACGTCAGCTGCAGTACTGGTCTGAGACCGACCTGGTCCAGCCCAGCCGTCGCACCCGCGGGGGCCACGCACGCTACGCGTTCGAGGATCTCGTGGCGCTGCGGGCCACGAAGCGACTGATCGACGCCGGCGTTTCGCTGCAGCGGATCCGTCGCTCGATCCGGGCCCTGCGCGAGATGCTCCCGGCCGTCCGCCGCCCCCTCTCCGAGGTCGTGCTGGTCGCGACCGGCGACGTCGTGCTCGCGTTCAAGGATGGGACCGCCTTCGAAGCCATCACCGGTCAAGAGTGGATCTTCGAGGTGGCCGAGCTCCAGCGTGCGGTGGACGCGCATCGCGAGAAGCAGGCTTCGGCCGAAGCCCGGCGCGACTCCACGCGCCGAACCGCTCCACGCCCCTCTCTCGGCAACGCCTCGGCGCGCGTGCCGTGA
- a CDS encoding ATP cone domain-containing protein gives MSTREDELRRPNGASGRSAESAETGSDGRLWVEQAGVRRPFMRGIMIHSLMARGVPFDEANRTANIVRDRLRPQGVVAKVDIVHVLHELLDPALFDGEHLSAQGVEVIVEGDGKSAPFSKGVLSQSLLAAAIDPDDAFEVARDIETELRQRAVRSIERSELRRLAFHTVTRRVGPKSGERYLVWRHYEEPERPVILLLGGAAGVGKTSLALEVAHRLGIGRVLSTDSIRQIMRLMLSEELAPAIHGSSYDAHQNFAAGALGSDPVVEAFRAQATTVSVGVKASIERAIDENTHLVIDGVSLFPGSLDLDAYVDRADVIFLVVATLDPGAFPARFAARETTGGGIRPAHRYVQNLDAILHIQDAILDAAERLDVPIVDNESFDRAVLLVIRHLTEALRERPGFDPQGMI, from the coding sequence GTGTCGACCCGTGAGGACGAACTCCGCCGCCCGAATGGGGCCTCGGGGCGCTCCGCCGAGAGTGCCGAAACGGGCTCCGACGGCCGCCTTTGGGTGGAGCAGGCGGGCGTCCGGCGTCCGTTCATGCGGGGCATCATGATCCACTCGCTGATGGCGCGGGGGGTGCCCTTCGACGAAGCGAACCGCACGGCCAACATCGTGCGCGATCGGCTGAGGCCCCAGGGGGTGGTCGCGAAGGTCGACATCGTTCACGTCCTGCACGAGCTGCTGGACCCCGCGCTCTTCGACGGCGAGCACCTTTCGGCCCAGGGCGTGGAGGTGATCGTCGAAGGCGACGGCAAGAGCGCACCCTTCTCGAAGGGCGTGTTGTCCCAATCGCTGCTGGCCGCCGCGATCGATCCCGACGACGCCTTCGAGGTCGCGCGCGACATCGAGACCGAACTGCGTCAGCGGGCCGTGCGCTCGATCGAGCGGTCGGAGCTACGCCGCCTGGCTTTCCATACCGTGACACGGCGGGTCGGGCCGAAGTCGGGCGAGCGCTACCTGGTCTGGCGGCACTACGAGGAACCCGAGCGTCCCGTGATCCTGTTGCTCGGGGGCGCCGCCGGGGTTGGCAAGACCTCGCTCGCCCTCGAGGTCGCCCACCGGCTCGGCATCGGACGGGTGCTCTCGACCGATTCGATCCGCCAGATCATGCGATTGATGCTGTCCGAGGAGCTCGCACCGGCGATCCACGGCTCGTCCTACGACGCGCATCAGAACTTCGCCGCGGGGGCCCTGGGCAGCGACCCGGTCGTGGAAGCGTTCCGCGCACAGGCGACCACCGTGTCGGTGGGCGTGAAGGCGTCGATCGAGCGCGCCATCGACGAGAACACCCATCTGGTCATCGACGGCGTGTCGCTCTTCCCAGGCAGCCTCGACCTCGACGCCTACGTCGATCGGGCCGACGTGATCTTCCTGGTGGTCGCGACCCTGGATCCCGGCGCCTTCCCCGCTCGGTTCGCGGCCCGCGAGACCACGGGTGGGGGAATCCGGCCGGCCCACCGCTACGTCCAGAACCTCGATGCGATCCTGCACATCCAGGACGCGATCCTGGACGCGGCCGAACGCCTCGACGTGCCGATCGTCGACAACGAGAGCTTCGACCGGGCGGTCCTCCTGGTGATCCGCCACCTGACCGAGGCGTTGCGTGAGCGGCCGGGCTTCGATCCGCAGGGCATGATCTAG
- a CDS encoding M48 family metallopeptidase — translation MERRASDRRGGLAKGLGWVLVALLATAACGTLSVTEEEELGADAARSLRRELDFVRDERVRTYVEEIGARIVAAAGSQPYDFRFHVVNDESLNAFALPAGHIYIHTGIILESADVSELAGVIAHEIGHVTERHVARNYRRQRNTGIFYQLAAIAASIFVGGQAAAGGQLLGELAAVAFVNTFTREAEDEADAFAVEVLPRAGYDPHGLVSFFETLEAQGSANVPEFLSSHPTTENRIERTRALLVEADLPEGLITRDDGKLQIVQRRIELLQRSRRR, via the coding sequence ATGGAGAGACGCGCTTCGGATCGACGCGGGGGGCTCGCGAAGGGGTTGGGCTGGGTCCTGGTCGCGCTGCTGGCGACCGCCGCCTGCGGAACGCTCTCCGTCACCGAGGAGGAGGAGCTCGGTGCCGACGCGGCGCGCTCCCTGCGCCGCGAGCTCGACTTCGTCCGCGACGAACGCGTCCGCACCTACGTCGAGGAGATCGGCGCGCGGATCGTCGCGGCCGCCGGCTCGCAGCCCTACGACTTCCGCTTCCACGTGGTGAACGACGAGAGCCTCAATGCCTTCGCGCTGCCCGCCGGTCACATCTACATCCACACCGGCATCATCCTCGAATCGGCCGACGTCAGTGAGCTGGCCGGGGTGATCGCCCATGAGATCGGCCACGTCACCGAGCGCCACGTCGCGCGCAACTACCGGCGTCAGCGCAACACGGGCATCTTCTACCAGCTCGCCGCCATCGCTGCGTCGATCTTCGTCGGGGGGCAGGCCGCCGCCGGAGGGCAACTCCTCGGTGAGCTCGCCGCGGTCGCCTTCGTCAACACCTTCACCCGCGAAGCCGAGGACGAAGCCGATGCCTTCGCCGTCGAGGTGCTCCCGCGCGCCGGCTACGACCCGCACGGCCTCGTGTCGTTCTTCGAGACGCTCGAAGCGCAGGGTTCGGCGAACGTGCCCGAGTTCCTCTCGAGCCATCCGACCACCGAGAACCGCATCGAACGTACCCGGGCGCTGTTGGTCGAGGCCGATTTGCCCGAGGGCCTGATCACACGCGACGACGGGAAGCTCCAGATCGTGCAGCGGCGCATCGAGTTGTTGCAGCGATCTCGCCGTCGCTGA
- a CDS encoding sigma 54-interacting transcriptional regulator produces MPPQPPEPTTLGALRNSGAAPLRSVREEIRTNLLDRLRNGKQIFHGVLGYEDTVIPAVENALLCGHDLIFLGERGQAKTRMIRQLTQLLDEWVPAIEGSEIHDDPRQPVSAFGRARVAELGDDTPVVWVHRDARYVEKLATPDVSIADLIGDVDPVKVAAGRTLADEDTMHFGLVPRTHRGIFCINELPDLTEKVQVGLFNVMEERDVQIKGYRIRLPIDVLVVASANPEDYTSRGRIITPLKDRYAAQVRTHYPPTPELELEVVRQEADLPEVPGVELAVPDYMQEILAEITFQARASPDVNQASGVSVRMSIANYETLAANAARRALAEGEAFGVPRISDLGALETSTLGKLELEYAGGDRSESEVARDLARRACKAVFERRCDPDALAPLVAAFDEGWKVEVGAFLPSPEYLAGLEQIGPLADAARDLAGREEPAFMAAAIEFLLEGLHLSNRLNKTDHERGARYARG; encoded by the coding sequence ATGCCGCCCCAGCCCCCCGAGCCCACCACCCTGGGCGCCCTGCGCAACAGCGGGGCCGCGCCCTTGCGGAGCGTGCGAGAGGAAATCCGCACGAACCTGCTGGACCGCCTCCGCAACGGTAAGCAGATCTTCCACGGCGTCCTCGGCTACGAAGACACGGTGATTCCGGCGGTCGAGAACGCGCTCTTGTGCGGACACGACCTGATCTTTCTCGGCGAGCGGGGGCAGGCGAAGACGCGGATGATCCGTCAGCTCACCCAGCTCCTCGACGAGTGGGTCCCGGCGATCGAGGGCAGCGAGATCCACGATGATCCCCGCCAGCCCGTGTCGGCATTCGGGCGCGCCCGCGTCGCCGAGCTGGGCGACGACACGCCCGTCGTGTGGGTGCATCGGGATGCGCGCTACGTGGAGAAGCTCGCCACCCCCGACGTGTCGATCGCCGACCTGATTGGCGACGTGGATCCGGTGAAGGTCGCGGCCGGCCGGACGCTGGCCGACGAAGACACCATGCACTTCGGCCTGGTCCCCCGGACCCACCGCGGGATCTTCTGCATCAACGAACTGCCGGACCTGACGGAAAAGGTGCAGGTCGGCCTCTTCAACGTGATGGAAGAGCGCGACGTCCAGATCAAGGGCTACCGGATCCGCCTGCCCATCGACGTACTCGTCGTCGCGAGCGCCAACCCCGAGGACTACACCAGCCGCGGCCGCATCATCACGCCGCTGAAGGACCGCTACGCCGCCCAGGTGCGCACCCACTACCCGCCCACCCCCGAGCTCGAGCTCGAGGTGGTGCGTCAGGAAGCGGACCTGCCCGAGGTGCCGGGTGTCGAACTCGCCGTCCCCGACTACATGCAGGAGATCCTCGCCGAGATCACCTTTCAGGCGCGCGCGAGTCCGGACGTGAACCAGGCTTCGGGCGTGTCGGTGCGGATGTCGATCGCGAACTACGAGACGCTCGCGGCGAACGCCGCGCGGCGCGCGCTGGCCGAGGGCGAGGCCTTCGGGGTGCCGCGCATCTCGGATCTCGGCGCCCTCGAGACGTCGACCCTGGGCAAGCTCGAACTCGAGTACGCCGGTGGCGATCGCTCGGAGTCCGAGGTCGCGCGCGACCTCGCGCGGCGCGCGTGCAAGGCGGTGTTCGAGCGCCGCTGCGACCCCGATGCGCTCGCGCCGCTGGTCGCGGCCTTCGACGAGGGGTGGAAGGTCGAGGTCGGCGCGTTCCTGCCGTCGCCCGAGTACCTGGCCGGCCTCGAACAGATCGGACCGCTGGCCGACGCCGCGCGCGACCTGGCCGGACGCGAGGAGCCGGCGTTCATGGCGGCGGCGATCGAGTTCCTGCTCGAGGGCCTGCATCTCTCCAACCGCCTCAACAAGACCGACCACGAGCGCGGCGCGCGCTACGCGCGAGGCTGA
- the sppA gene encoding signal peptide peptidase SppA — protein MAAPLDTARRVVGGLSRWARGGIARRALRSDAPVWAHWELDAPPAELPLPGPHGLEGLLPVLRELEIAADADTAGLRLELRAPVGGLACAEALRRALDAWRDRGKPIVVWAEMLDLASLYVAAVADRLWMPETGRLSLYGLRAEGFYLKDALDRWDVNPEVVRIGTHKSAGEMFTRRDMSDAQREQLDGLLDVSFDTLTHGIASGRDLDPAAVRGAIDAAVSGARDARELGLIDDLVYRDAWDASFEAEAPRLARSAGRPVFQPLARVAAGGAAPPARDAWREPLRLAYLVAEGSLGRGEGARGIASETWEARLAGLAADPQVRAVVLRIDSPGGDALASDLLWRALRALRREKPLVASIGGVAASGGYYLACAADQIFAERTSVTGSIGVIGGKLDLSGLYERLGIGRDGVERGARAGMLSETRGFRDDEREAVAAEMQELYRIFLERVAEGRGTTVDAIAPIAEGRVYAGADALKLGLVDRLGGPLEAIAEARRLAGVHAGEPLAIEVHPKPTPWASLAAWSRRIV, from the coding sequence ATGGCCGCCCCGCTCGATACCGCCCGCCGCGTCGTCGGCGGCCTGTCGCGTTGGGCGCGCGGCGGGATCGCACGCCGGGCGCTGCGAAGCGACGCGCCGGTCTGGGCCCACTGGGAACTCGATGCGCCGCCGGCCGAGCTACCGCTGCCGGGACCGCACGGGCTCGAAGGGCTGTTGCCGGTGCTGCGCGAACTGGAGATCGCCGCCGACGCGGACACCGCGGGCCTGCGCCTCGAGCTGCGCGCCCCGGTCGGTGGGCTGGCGTGTGCCGAAGCGCTGCGTCGCGCGCTCGATGCCTGGCGCGATCGCGGCAAACCGATCGTGGTGTGGGCCGAGATGCTCGATCTCGCGTCGCTCTACGTCGCCGCCGTCGCCGATCGCTTGTGGATGCCCGAGACCGGGCGACTCTCGCTCTACGGACTGCGGGCCGAGGGGTTCTATCTGAAGGACGCTCTCGACCGCTGGGACGTGAACCCGGAGGTCGTGCGCATCGGAACCCACAAGAGCGCGGGCGAGATGTTCACGCGGCGTGACATGTCGGACGCCCAGCGCGAGCAGCTCGACGGGCTGCTCGACGTGTCCTTCGACACGCTGACCCACGGCATCGCGTCCGGACGCGACCTCGATCCGGCGGCGGTGCGCGGGGCGATCGATGCCGCGGTCTCGGGCGCGCGCGATGCGCGAGAGCTGGGCTTGATCGACGACCTCGTGTACCGCGACGCGTGGGATGCGTCTTTCGAAGCCGAGGCGCCCAGGCTGGCACGTTCGGCGGGTCGGCCGGTCTTCCAGCCCCTGGCGCGGGTCGCGGCCGGTGGGGCGGCACCGCCCGCGCGGGACGCCTGGCGCGAGCCGCTGCGGCTCGCCTACCTGGTGGCCGAGGGGTCGCTCGGACGCGGCGAAGGCGCGCGGGGGATCGCGTCGGAGACCTGGGAGGCGCGCCTCGCCGGCCTGGCGGCCGACCCGCAGGTGCGGGCCGTGGTGTTGCGCATCGACAGCCCCGGCGGCGATGCCCTGGCGTCGGACCTCTTGTGGCGCGCGCTGCGCGCCCTGCGTCGCGAGAAGCCGCTCGTGGCTTCGATCGGCGGGGTGGCCGCCTCTGGTGGGTACTACCTGGCCTGCGCGGCCGACCAAATCTTTGCCGAGCGCACCTCGGTGACGGGCTCGATCGGAGTCATCGGCGGGAAGCTCGATCTCTCCGGGCTCTACGAGCGTCTCGGGATCGGACGCGACGGGGTCGAACGCGGCGCGCGCGCGGGAATGCTGAGCGAGACGCGGGGCTTCCGCGATGACGAGCGCGAGGCCGTCGCCGCCGAGATGCAGGAGCTCTATCGGATCTTCCTGGAGCGGGTTGCGGAAGGGCGCGGCACGACGGTGGATGCGATCGCGCCGATCGCGGAGGGACGCGTCTACGCCGGCGCCGACGCCCTGAAACTCGGACTCGTCGATCGCCTCGGCGGGCCTCTGGAGGCGATCGCCGAGGCGCGGCGCCTGGCCGGGGTTCACGCCGGCGAGCCCCTCGCGATCGAGGTGCACCCGAAGCCGACGCCCTGGGCGTCGCTGGCCGCCTGGTCTCGTCGGATCGTCTGA
- the trmB gene encoding tRNA (guanosine(46)-N7)-methyltransferase TrmB, whose amino-acid sequence MSRTLKTDIPGPDHRVGLEEIHERGFQDIFAGRVPEAGPLVVEIGFGRGEFLRGLAEAEPEQPFVGIELSYKRVLKMARRLAVSPIRNVVLVEGHAEEILREGFADGSVAGFWLNFPDPWPKKRHARRRFVQAESLAWITRRLRPGGWFRAATDDPTYAEWIDEHLRATQGLRNAYAPDPWRPAVEGRQPTAYELEWRALGRSFHFFEYVRTEPSEVSSGADTAEAPAS is encoded by the coding sequence ATGTCCCGCACGCTCAAGACGGACATCCCCGGCCCGGATCACCGGGTGGGGCTCGAGGAGATCCACGAGCGCGGCTTCCAGGACATCTTCGCCGGGCGCGTGCCCGAGGCCGGGCCGCTCGTGGTCGAGATCGGTTTCGGGCGTGGGGAATTCCTGCGCGGTCTGGCCGAGGCCGAGCCCGAACAGCCCTTCGTCGGGATCGAACTGTCCTACAAGCGCGTCCTCAAGATGGCGCGGCGCCTGGCGGTCAGTCCGATCCGCAACGTGGTGCTCGTCGAGGGTCACGCCGAGGAGATCCTCCGCGAGGGGTTCGCCGACGGAAGCGTCGCGGGCTTCTGGTTGAACTTCCCGGACCCCTGGCCGAAGAAGCGCCACGCGCGACGCCGCTTCGTGCAGGCCGAGAGCCTGGCCTGGATCACTCGGCGCCTTCGGCCCGGCGGATGGTTTCGCGCCGCCACCGACGATCCGACCTACGCCGAGTGGATCGACGAGCACCTGCGCGCCACGCAGGGGCTGCGCAACGCCTACGCACCCGACCCGTGGCGTCCGGCGGTGGAGGGGCGCCAGCCGACCGCCTACGAGCTCGAGTGGCGCGCCCTGGGCCGCAGCTTCCACTTCTTCGAGTACGTCCGCACCGAGCCCTCCGAGGTCTCCAGTGGGGCCGACACCGCGGAGGCGCCCGCGAGCTAA
- the rlmN gene encoding 23S rRNA (adenine(2503)-C(2))-methyltransferase RlmN, with amino-acid sequence MAEPWHIKDHSLDGLRARLAELGERPYRAEQIAAWLYRRGIEDPDRMTDLGQDLRARLGSDWRLRALEVERVDRSRDGTCKAALVAEDGERVEAVLIPEEDRMTLCVSTQVGCSMACDFCATGFMGFRRNLRAAEIVDQVCRMRELAPDDQPISNVVFMGMGEPLLNLPAVVEAIRLLIDPKAFAMAPRRVTVSTVGLVSKIGELLEQVPVNLAVSLHATTDAIRDRLVPLNQRYPLEKLLDTLRGTPQITPRRPVFFEYTLIEGVNDREEDAKRLPGLLHGIPSKLNLIPMNPHPDSPYGPPSDAVTDRFLRTLAARGMTVTLRRSRGPDIQAACGQLALRPS; translated from the coding sequence ATGGCCGAGCCCTGGCACATCAAGGACCACTCCCTGGACGGGCTGCGAGCGCGGCTCGCCGAGCTGGGGGAGCGTCCCTATCGCGCCGAGCAGATCGCGGCCTGGTTGTATCGCCGCGGGATCGAGGATCCCGACCGCATGACCGACCTGGGCCAGGATCTCCGCGCGCGCCTCGGCAGCGACTGGCGGCTGCGCGCACTCGAGGTCGAGCGCGTCGACCGTTCGCGCGACGGCACCTGCAAGGCCGCGTTGGTCGCCGAAGATGGCGAGCGCGTCGAGGCAGTACTGATTCCGGAAGAAGACCGCATGACCCTCTGCGTCTCCACCCAGGTGGGTTGCTCGATGGCCTGCGACTTCTGCGCCACCGGGTTCATGGGGTTTCGACGCAACCTGCGCGCGGCCGAGATCGTCGACCAGGTGTGTCGCATGCGCGAGCTCGCTCCAGACGACCAGCCCATCAGCAACGTCGTCTTCATGGGCATGGGCGAGCCGCTCCTCAATCTGCCCGCCGTCGTCGAAGCGATTCGACTGCTCATCGACCCGAAGGCCTTCGCGATGGCGCCGCGGCGCGTGACCGTGTCGACCGTCGGGCTGGTCTCGAAGATTGGCGAGCTCCTCGAGCAGGTTCCCGTGAACCTCGCCGTGAGCCTGCACGCCACCACCGACGCGATCCGCGATCGGCTGGTTCCCCTGAACCAGCGCTACCCCCTCGAGAAACTGCTCGACACCCTGCGAGGCACCCCCCAGATCACCCCCCGGCGCCCGGTGTTCTTCGAGTACACCCTGATCGAGGGCGTGAACGATCGGGAAGAAGACGCGAAGCGGCTGCCGGGACTGCTGCACGGCATTCCTTCGAAGCTGAACCTGATTCCGATGAACCCGCACCCGGACAGCCCCTACGGGCCGCCCTCCGATGCGGTGACCGATCGCTTCCTGCGGACGTTGGCCGCTCGAGGGATGACCGTGACGCTGCGGCGCAGCCGCGGTCCGGACATCCAGGCGGCCTGCGGCCAGCTCGCGCTACGACCCTCCTGA
- a CDS encoding metallophosphoesterase family protein, translating into MLYAVGDIHGERDQLEALLAALPLLPEDRLVFLGDYVDRGPDSKGVVDLLLRLDQDYDCTFLLGNHESMMLDFLGWQDDAYFAGDAFLANGGDRTLASYGYFDMPVPEPGQFDLPPEHEKFYRELKLFHREGDYLFVHAGLGHALLKETDLEFALRRAKSEDLLWDRSTLEAPHSLGVSIVYGHTPSPDFGVRWNKPFSIGIDTGAVYGGVLTAIRLPDETIFQV; encoded by the coding sequence TTGCTCTACGCAGTTGGTGACATTCACGGCGAGCGCGACCAGCTCGAAGCCCTGCTGGCGGCGCTGCCGCTCCTGCCGGAGGACCGGCTGGTGTTCCTCGGGGACTACGTCGACCGCGGACCCGATTCGAAGGGGGTCGTCGACCTCCTGCTGCGTCTCGACCAGGACTACGACTGCACCTTCCTGCTCGGGAACCACGAGTCGATGATGCTCGACTTCCTGGGCTGGCAGGACGACGCCTATTTCGCCGGAGACGCATTCCTCGCGAACGGCGGCGATCGCACCCTCGCGAGCTACGGCTACTTCGACATGCCGGTGCCCGAGCCGGGACAGTTCGATCTGCCTCCCGAACACGAGAAGTTCTACCGCGAGCTGAAGCTCTTCCATCGCGAGGGCGACTACCTCTTCGTGCACGCGGGGCTCGGTCACGCGCTGCTGAAGGAAACCGACCTCGAGTTCGCCCTGCGCCGCGCGAAGTCCGAGGACCTCTTGTGGGACCGGTCGACCCTCGAGGCGCCGCACTCCCTCGGTGTCAGCATCGTGTACGGTCACACCCCGAGCCCCGACTTCGGCGTGCGCTGGAACAAGCCCTTCAGCATCGGCATCGATACCGGCGCGGTCTACGGCGGGGTGCTCACCGCCATTCGCCTGCCCGACGAGACGATCTTTCAGGTCTAG
- a CDS encoding LysM peptidoglycan-binding domain-containing protein, producing the protein MFRPIAAALLILLMASTALAEKLPTPPSLVPAVRFWTRIYTEVDTNSGLIHDSVNLGVVYETVRFPEGISYRARERRNEKTKKKIRAALLALAKGKRTGLTSMQSRVLAQWPKNVSNATLRKAADQVRFQLGLSNRFRAGLERSGIWRSHIEKALDRHGVPEELVALPHVESSYNPKAYSSVGAAGMWQFTRSTGRLFMRIDSVVDERLDPYIATESAARLLKKNYQITGAWPLAITAYNHGAAGMRRASKKLGTKDMGEIVRRYKSRTFGFASRNFYASFQAASNVDKDPTRHFGKVQFQSPRQYTEIKLPWFTPASELARALGIDTRVLKESNPALRPAVWNGNKHIPANFTLKVPQGTLHQSTDVLIAKVPAQARHSQQHRDRYHKVRRGETLSRIAKRYGVRERELVAINNLRSRHRIRVGQVLVLPGGSGGSVSVAREPVPASGQYRVRRGDTLSIIAKRFGVSERALQRENGIRNRNRIAVGQRLRIPGATTVVASAKPAPAPAAPKPPAPEAKPAAAKPSPKPAPSAPAETAKPAETAAAPVPEPKPEVAPPAEPTPPPTPAAEPATEPAPESKPEPPPAAVGDPSTRPDPSDYAVHGNRIRVQAAETLGHYADWLEVRASRLRQLNRMRFEQPVVIGQRLRLDFARVTPQEFERRRLEHHQSLQNEFFDAFVVTGTERHVLRRGESLWYLAKRKYRVPVWLLRQYNPDLDFASLPAGTAMVVPVVERRSS; encoded by the coding sequence ATGTTTCGACCGATTGCCGCTGCACTGCTGATCCTGCTGATGGCTTCGACCGCTCTGGCGGAGAAGCTGCCGACTCCGCCGAGCCTGGTTCCGGCCGTCCGGTTCTGGACGCGGATCTACACCGAGGTGGATACCAACTCGGGACTGATCCACGACTCGGTGAACCTCGGCGTGGTCTACGAGACCGTGCGGTTCCCGGAGGGCATTTCCTACCGGGCGCGCGAACGCCGCAACGAGAAGACCAAGAAGAAGATCCGGGCCGCCCTGCTCGCCCTCGCGAAGGGGAAGCGGACCGGCCTCACGTCGATGCAGTCGCGGGTGCTCGCCCAGTGGCCGAAGAACGTGAGCAACGCGACGCTGCGCAAGGCCGCCGACCAGGTGCGCTTCCAGCTCGGGCTCTCCAACCGCTTCCGCGCCGGCCTCGAGCGGTCGGGCATCTGGCGCAGCCACATCGAAAAGGCCCTCGACCGCCACGGCGTGCCCGAAGAGTTGGTTGCCCTGCCGCACGTCGAGTCGTCCTACAACCCGAAGGCCTACTCCAGTGTGGGCGCCGCGGGCATGTGGCAGTTCACGCGCTCGACGGGTCGCCTGTTCATGCGCATCGACAGTGTCGTCGACGAGCGCCTCGACCCGTACATCGCCACCGAGTCGGCGGCGCGCCTGCTGAAGAAGAACTACCAGATCACGGGCGCCTGGCCGCTCGCGATCACCGCCTACAACCACGGCGCTGCGGGCATGCGGCGCGCGTCGAAGAAGCTCGGCACGAAGGACATGGGCGAGATCGTGCGTCGCTACAAGAGCCGCACCTTCGGCTTCGCGTCGCGCAACTTCTACGCCTCCTTCCAGGCCGCATCGAACGTCGACAAGGACCCCACCCGCCACTTCGGGAAGGTGCAGTTCCAGTCCCCGCGCCAGTACACGGAGATCAAGCTGCCCTGGTTCACGCCGGCGTCCGAGCTGGCCCGCGCCCTCGGCATCGACACGCGCGTGCTCAAGGAATCGAACCCGGCGTTGCGTCCGGCGGTCTGGAACGGCAACAAGCACATCCCCGCGAACTTCACGCTGAAGGTTCCGCAGGGCACGCTGCACCAGTCGACCGACGTCCTGATCGCGAAGGTCCCGGCCCAGGCGCGTCACAGCCAGCAGCACCGCGACCGCTACCACAAGGTCCGGCGCGGGGAGACGCTGTCGCGGATCGCCAAGCGCTACGGCGTTCGCGAGCGCGAGCTCGTCGCCATCAACAACCTCCGCAGCCGCCACCGGATTCGCGTAGGCCAGGTGCTCGTGCTGCCTGGCGGCAGCGGTGGCTCGGTCAGCGTCGCGCGCGAGCCGGTGCCCGCCAGCGGCCAGTACCGGGTGCGCCGGGGCGACACCCTGTCGATCATCGCGAAGCGCTTCGGCGTGAGCGAACGCGCCCTCCAGCGCGAGAACGGGATCCGCAACCGCAACCGCATCGCAGTCGGCCAGCGTCTGCGCATCCCCGGCGCGACGACCGTGGTCGCATCGGCCAAGCCGGCACCCGCTCCCGCGGCACCGAAGCCGCCGGCGCCGGAAGCGAAGCCCGCAGCCGCGAAGCCCTCGCCGAAGCCCGCCCCGAGCGCGCCGGCCGAGACTGCGAAGCCCGCCGAGACTGCGGCAGCGCCGGTGCCCGAACCGAAGCCGGAGGTCGCTCCGCCCGCCGAGCCGACCCCGCCGCCGACGCCCGCGGCCGAGCCGGCCACCGAACCCGCCCCGGAGTCGAAGCCCGAGCCGCCGCCGGCGGCGGTGGGAGATCCGTCGACGCGCCCGGATCCGTCGGACTACGCGGTCCACGGCAACCGCATCCGCGTGCAGGCGGCCGAGACCCTCGGGCACTACGCCGATTGGCTCGAAGTGCGCGCCAGCCGCCTGCGTCAGCTGAACCGGATGCGCTTCGAGCAGCCGGTCGTGATCGGGCAGCGCCTGCGACTCGACTTCGCCCGGGTCACGCCCCAGGAGTTCGAACGACGGCGACTGGAGCACCACCAGTCGCTGCAGAACGAGTTCTTCGACGCCTTCGTCGTGACCGGCACCGAACGCCACGTGCTCCGCCGTGGGGAGTCGCTCTGGTACCTCGCGAAGCGAAAGTACCGGGTGCCCGTGTGGCTGCTGCGCCAGTACAACCCGGACCTCGACTTCGCGTCGTTGCCGGCCGGGACGGCGATGGTCGTGCCGGTGGTGGAGCGGCGCTCGAGCTGA